gcagcccccccagtaaacaactgaggttaggattctggtatgaagcagttcaacaataacaacaataatcataaattatACATAATCATATagtaaaatgtaatatgcaatgcatgaaaggctcaacgaataatcgggataacaggagccaacaaacggtacgataacaattggaataatgctcgagcaacaacacaggggagctacatcgtcatgcaactaaaccgccctgccaagtatgcgaggtatgccaagctgtgctgaataacacccctgactcggcctccatacagctgataagctataacaggatggcacaacagaacgaactagatgacacaatcccagcgctcacctcaaaaggctgcactaaccacggaattgttcaatcacatctacggtttcatgtgtataggcctatcagccacacaatgatcccgagataaacaacagtgccagataacaacggatatcaacaatgggctaacaagaacgatagggctcaacatgaatgtcataactgtatgcccgatgctaaatgccaataatatgtcataataataaacatagatcacaacgaaggcatttaacaatttataacAGTCAGCAATTCATAAACACAATccatgtaacacagaatgacaatcaaacataatttatgttttaccgttgtatgttaccgagctgtaacatacctaaaCCGACTCTAAAATCACAACAAGCTCAACTTTAATCTCCTCGACCTAACAATGATAAAAATAGGTTGAATAATTCACAATTCGCCAATAAAACTAAATTAATCCAacttattgatttttaattatcaaaacttAATTCCCAAATCAATTTCAACAATTCTGAAATTTCAACTAAATAACCGTAATTCTCCAAAATAATCACACGATTAGCTCGATACTAATTCACAAACTCTTCGATTTATACCTCAAAGCTCTCCAACGATCGAACCTACAATATAAACCCAATATATACGTCAATATAATGCATTAAAATCGACAAAGCGAAATTAAATCGAAGCGAGTAAAATTACACTTCGGGGCAGCCTACTTATGCACCGAAAAATCTGGAATTGGATCCAAAAATTACCAAGATCGAAGTATAAACTAGTCGCTAGCGGTCCAATGTTGCTACTCGCCGGAAAAGACACCGGAAAACACTATTCTCGACCAAAAACCGAACTGAAAACTAGCTGGAAAATGCAGGAACAGCAAGGTAAGATTTAAGCGTCAATTCCTTGCTCAAAATACTCCAAAGAACCAAGAAAAACCAAGCAATAGCTCACCTGAAATCGAACAAGAAACTTGAACAGGAACAGCCACGAAACAGGGTTCGATTGGGGCTAAAACGAGCATCAAAAGTAGCGATTAATGGTTCAAAACGAAGCTACTGATGTAAGGAAGAAAACCCCTCAaaccgtttgtgatttggacGCCGGACGGAGGAGATATCGCAACTTTCCCGCAGCTGCTACAAGTGTTGCGAAAATGGGGTTGAGGGAAATGGTTTCTGATTTCTTCCTTTCTTTCTCCACAAGATAaattgtgtgtatgtatatgtatatttagtTACTAAAAAATAGTAACACATGCTCAAAAATCTGGGTTTTGCATTAATCTTGCTcccgtgtgttatttaaactctatatgtattttatatcgttaaattctccgatattctaaaatacatatttttaacacacctacaaaaattatttggcataaataattattttaatttaacactcaataattattctaattatgccaaaattaccggataattaatttCAGGACCTTACATAAACGATGATGTGAAAGTGAAAAAATTGTTTCAATGGCATTCATCATGGCTTGACATTGGTCTGAAAAGATAGTTTGTGGTTGTCGTCTATTCATAAAATCAAGAAATGTTGCAAACAACCATTCAAAAGAACTTTAAGTTTCATCTAACATAAAAGTCAAGCCAAACAATACATTCTGCATAAGGTGATTTATACCAACAAATGGAGCacatattaaattatacttaTTTGTTCTATATGTTGTATCTATCGACACGACATCACcaaaatattcataatcaaCCTCGCATCTATAGTCCCTAAAGAAAAAGTTCATCAACCTATCATCATCATCCAATTGAACATTCCGGTAAAAATAATTCTCTTTATTTgccttatttataaaatattgaataagTGCAGTGACATCTCTATTCTCAACTTTGGTATGTTTTTTCAACCGACTCATATGGTCATATGTATCCTTTCTAATAAAACCTAAATTTTGTGATCCACATGcttcatttttcataaaaaaaacatcattAGAAAAGGATATTCCAGCATTTACCATAACTTATAGAGTAGACTTTTTTGCATGTGATTTATTGCGTGCCGATCTTAGCAAGTGAGTTTGATCAGGTACAAACATGTCATGGTTATGCTCTTCAACAAATCTATTAGCCCGCCATTCACACCTTTTTTCCCTTGTAATCTTCAATTTGGCTTTACATTGTGTTATAATGACCGGCTTTGATAAACTGGAATCATTTTACTAGAAAATTTCTCATCTTTCAAACCTTCACATGAACAATGAAATTCTTTTGATTGAAGTTCATTGGTATGAGAAAAATATCGTTGATCACCCTTCCTCACACTAAATCCCTTGGCATGCGCATGTTGACAATACAACAAATAAGTATCTTCAACGTTGTTCACAACCTGCCCCACTTTTATTTTACTCTCCAAAACATGGACAAAAGAGTTATAATTTTGTACGTCAACATTTTCAGCTTCTTCATTGCAGTCTCCTTCCACCTCTTCATGTGACAGTTGATTGTTATCTTCCATTTTCAAACAAGAAACCAACTGGATCAATTAACAAAAACAAACTAgatgaatttaaatatttactatAACACAAGGCAAAtcaacttgatctactggaatgaaattaaatattaccAGCGAATTGATCAACtggaatcaaataaaaaatctgaTCATCACAAATCATCCACCATTCTGCCAAGCTGCTTCATACCCCTGCAAGTAAGATGCAATGTACACAATTTGATATCTGCCACATTCAAATATGAGAAATCAATTtgggaataaaaaataaaagagcaATGTACACAATTTGATATCTGCCACATTTAAGTATGTTTAGTGTCAACTATTGCTCATGTCTCGAGTGGCTATTCTAGctgtcatttatttatttatgtattttaactcttatcaactatttttttaataaataaaattttacaaatttatcCAGAAGAGTAAATGAATTAATTCTGCTCACTGTGCCTCATCATTTCATTTCTATATGTTCGGGGTTCAGACAAGTGAGTACGATCGTGAACAAGAATCTGATATGGGTTAATATGTCGAGAGAGATAATTAAGCTGGGCAGTTTGATTTTGATGGCGTGGAACCGTGGTAGCTAGAGGAAACTCATTGCTTACTTTTTGACAAAGAAATGGGAGGAGGACTGATCGGAACTTGAACCTCGAAGCTTTATACGAACCTTTACTTCACTTTACTGAGCCACtgcttttttatttattagccACTTATTAGTATATATAATTCAACACTTAACTCTATACAAAAAAATTCCATTGTAGAATTATGCATTcataattagaataaaaaaaagatatattaGTTAATGTATTTAAATGAGGATGCTACATTAAATATCAATTATTAGTATTGTCTTCAATGACATTGAAACATTTATGTTGTCAAGTAATATATAATTGGTTAATTTCAAATTAGCTTTATTATTCTATTTTTTAGtcaaaatatttcgtttataattgagtatatttatttttaatgcttaatattttaaatttcttaacaGAAAATTTGGATTCGAGTCATAACATCTCAATAATGTAGTTTACATAATTCAACCAGGATAGTGTTGGGAACATCAATATATTAACATCTCGACAAAAACATGTATGAGACGatatcacggatcgtattttgtaagacagatatcttatttgggtcatctaagaaaaaatattattttttatgctaagagcagTGTTCTAATAAGCCCGCTTAAGCGTGCTAAAGCTTGAAGCTCGGCAAAACTGCCCCGGTTCGGAAAAAATGGAGAAAAAGTCAAACTAAACATAATTAAGTGTTTAATTAAGCGTACTTAAACATAATTAATcgtatctatttattttttaattttttttattttgaagatatgtctttttattttaaaataataaattaggtttataatttagatatttaatttttaattttaattatgattaaaagtgtgtgataatgatttgacaagtatttaacatttttaatgtggtttaaatgcaaaaacaaataaatattgtaatttttatatttttatgattttataaatatgagaattaatgcatcaggCTTAAATTTATcacatttatgtattattttatctatttattgatttgagataattacaattacactaaagataaaaaacgttttttcacgcttaaacctgtgcttaagcttgaaaagcttggagctcgacatccgcGGTTCGAgacgcttcacgctttttagaaccttgactaagagtattattttttattgagaATGTAtgattgactcatctcacagataaagattcgtgaaaccatctcacaagagacctaatgTATGATTTGCCAATCCGACGTTAATTGGAAAgcagaaattaattaaaatatcaacataaattctaaatttactaattgatttttataaatataacttaatatttgtcaaataatatattgataaaaaaaaagctGGTCGACAAAACATTTCAATTTGGTGGCAAAATCAATCGAATTTTCAGTTGTATCAACCAacattataaaataacattgtcAAAGTGATTTGAAAAAAGCGGACAGAATGGGTGACCTGATACGACTATTTTGTCCAGTGATCAGAATACATGATAAGACACAATTCATTCACATCCTCGAGTGGCTAAAACGACAACTTCAACATTCCGAAGAGTAAAAACTCTCTTAAACCAAATCAAATCACAACACAGTTGGTAGTCAACCTACATATATTCCAAAATCAAGTCTTAAATCCATGAAGATTGCAACATCTCAACTCCAGTTTCTTTCCATAACTTTCCTCTAGTCAAATgactcatcatcatcatctggTAACGGCTGACTAGCAGCTTGAGCAAGCTCAGCTTCATGTctgcaaaaaattaaatacgAGGTAAAAATACGCCTTGTTTAAATTCACAATTAGTCTTGCGACTGGGCTAGGTTTATGCGTGGATGTGTGAACTTTAGCCAAGAATGGCCGgatgtgagagagagagagatactTACAGTTGCTGGGCAGCCATATCAATGTGCACTTCTGGCGGAGCAAGAGCAGGAGACTCAACAAAATGCAAAGCAACATCGCTGCAAACAGAAACATAGTAAACCATCAGATGGTTTGAAAAAACACTACAACACGTAGTTTTCTCAAAATGTAATAAACTGTGCACGCACCCTGCAAGTTTTCGGGCGAGATACAAGAAGGGCttctcaaaattataattactcTTCGCTGATATTTCGTAATACTGCAGATTCTTTTTCCTGTGGAAGGTGACCTGCTTTGCCTTGACCTGCCTGTTCTTAACATCAACCTTGTTTCCGCAAAGCACTATTGGAATATTCTCACAAACCCTGAATTTGATTTTAGGCAGTAGAAAAtgttatatatgttattttgtCATCaccatttttaagtccaaaccTCACACAATTTTAGCTGAGAATAAAACATACCGACAAAGATCACGGTGCCATGTAGGGACATTTTTGTATGTAAGTCGAGCTGTTACATCAAACATAATGATGGCACACTGTCCATGGATGCTGCAACAGTTCAACAACACAATATAAGAATCATTCTTAGAAATAAAAACAGTGGGCCAAAACTAGACAAACAGCGATAGCATACTCAAGACAGTCTAAAGTACATCGACATCCAACCGAATTTAGGTGACAGAAATGGACCTTGGTTTTTCTCATCGACCAAGTTTACTCACTACACCCTCCATTGATACAAGATACAGATTCATTTATAAAATTCATTATCTTCTAAAAATATGGGAAGAATATATAAGAAAAATGTCGCAAACCTACTACAATTTGAAGCACACAGCTCAAAAAGATATCAACCATATGTTCTAGACACCAATTTCACTTATTATTCAAACTCATCCACAGAATCGCtgattaaatatttcaaatactaTCCTTTCTTCCCAAAACGTCTCCAATTGTGAACAAACAAAAGCATAATCAAGAAGCAAAGTAACAGTTCATGCATGGTTGTTAAAAGCGTGCGCCTAGGCGACATTGTGCTTGGCTTGTTACTCAGGCACGCCCATATCTCGTTTGCATTGTTGAATCAGGTAGTAAAAGTTACTCCACTACTCCTTACACATTTATCATGCTTCTTTTTATCCAAAATTCCAAAACGCGGTTTGTTTTAatgtattttattgaattttaaaatttatatcaaatgcACTTTCTTGCAAGAAAATGTGTGCTAAGCTGTGCGGCTCCAGGGCAACCTAGCACTTTAGCGCGACTTGTCTCCTATAAATAACTATGAGTTCATGAGATAAAAAATTCACTTACTAGTATCCATCCCTAAGGCCACCAAATTTCTCTTGTCCGGCCGTGTCCCAGCAGTAAAATCGGATTTTCCCGCAGTTAGTATGGAAATCTAGTGGATGAACTTCCACGCCAATGGTAGCtgcacaaaaaagaaaaaaaagatgcACTTCAGAAATAAAAATCACACAGAAAAAGAATAATCTGAAATAAGTACAAAAAGAACATATTCCACTGGAACTTACGCTCATATTTCTTCTCAAATTCTCCGGTCAAATGCCTCTTCACGAAAGTGGTTTTCCCTACAACAATAAAAGAAATCTATAAAACCACAACGACCAAGTTGCAAAAAAGAATCCTCAATCATGTGCTCTTGCTAATGCAATTTACTTTACTCTGCTCAGAAACACCTTGTCATAAAACAGTAAATTCAAGGTTCTAAGATAGATGTTAGACAAGACATTacggcatagtttggtacacatgataggataaacatgtgatatataatataaggataagaacatatataagatgtaggatattatatttaatgtttggtatgattttaataagagtgattaaatttatatattaaattataatgacaaaattaaccttatcataataaattttataatttcaaagatatcgcttgagttcatatttcttatctgttcgtGCGCCGACAGTGcttgtatgatttatttatttttacctaattttatatattatataatatgataattgagtgagtaactcaaatatcaatttttaaagttaatctagtgatataaataattttattgagatttataaaaatcatttatataattatatcaagttcatttatataattatcatattatataatatataaaaataaaataaaaatatttatttgatgggacCGCTTTCTAAGAAGGTACCAAACTTGAGACTTATCtcgtgtaccaaactatacctaCAAAAATTTATAACAGAGATACCGTCATCGTAGTTACTGAACTAATGCGTATAAAACTGCTTCATAAAAAGAACAAATAATCAATTGAATAAGAAATTAACAAAAAAGTAAAATGCAATCGTCGTCGCAAACCATACCACCCTAATTATCAAATCAATGTACATGTTGAAGGCTTTGAAGCAGTCTAACATCCTAATCAATTAGTAAAACtggaaaaaaaactaaatccAGATCCAAACTAACTACTGATACGCCTTCGAACATATAACATAAGTTGCCTAAACCATCATTAATTAATCTATTATCGGTGAAAGAAACATAGCAATAATCACATAGTCGGCTAAACAAACACTCAAAAACAAGAATCAATATttgaataaatctaaaaaattacCAGTGCCACCATCGCCGACAATTACGAGTTTGAAGCTCGGGTAATCCACGGTTTGTTGGTTCGGCAAAGCCTGAACatcacaaaaagaaaaaaaaataagaaaaaacacatcgacaaaaatataattctgCTACACGAATCAACGTATAAACATataccatgtgtattttctgcGGTTGAAAGTAAAAAGACGATGCTCGAGAGAGGAAGAATGCGTATAATCTGCGAATGGTGGTGCGTTTATATGCgtggcatatatatatatagattcgGAAGCCCTAATGCGGAGTAGAGTCTTGAATTTGTGCTAAACCGAGTAGCTTTAAGCTGACGCGATGATCTGAACCGTTGGATCAATTGTAGTCGCGGTGTCACATGCTTGTCGCGTGTTAGGGGTACACCTCGTTGGGTGACACGCCTTTCTAGAAATGTTTTGTATCGGGCTTAATACTTGGGCCCAATAGCCCAATTACAGAAACAAGTTATGGGCCTATGGAGAAGCTTGTCCAAATATTTTACAGTTTCAAATATAAAACTATCAAGTCAGTATCCATGTCTGGAGCCCAAATTGTTTCcacaatttttattattatacataAAAGTACATAGGTAGAATTAAATTCTATTCTAATCCATCAATTGCTTGCCATATCTAATACACAACATCAATATATATGAATTCAAATTCAATCTTTAAAACCAAATAGAGATGGTTTActtgaaaagaaataaaatacttttaattcTCAGTGAGACGGTTTATTGGAAGATATATAGAGAAAATCGAAGCATATATTGTGTCGTGGCGGGATTGACATGACTCTTGAAATTACTAACAATAGAGCTCTGCTGTCGGTGGCGGAGATTGACGTGACTCTTGAAATTACTGACAATAGTGCTCCGCTTTTAcaaatacacaaaaactcttgtgagaagGTCTTACGATCTCGCAAAAAACATATTCTTGAAAACAAAGATAAATTATTGTCCTTCAAGGAATGATGACTTAttacttttgtttttgttagCCAAATTGCTAATGACAAAAGTATAG
This genomic window from Primulina huaijiensis isolate GDHJ02 chromosome 7, ASM1229523v2, whole genome shotgun sequence contains:
- the LOC140981426 gene encoding GTP-binding nuclear protein Ran-3 is translated as MALPNQQTVDYPSFKLVIVGDGGTGKTTFVKRHLTGEFEKKYEPTIGVEVHPLDFHTNCGKIRFYCWDTAGQEKFGGLRDGYYIHGQCAIIMFDVTARLTYKNVPTWHRDLCRVCENIPIVLCGNKVDVKNRQVKAKQVTFHRKKNLQYYEISAKSNYNFEKPFLYLARKLAGDVALHFVESPALAPPEVHIDMAAQQLHEAELAQAASQPLPDDDDESFD